From a region of the Trichoderma atroviride chromosome 6, complete sequence genome:
- a CDS encoding uncharacterized protein (TransMembrane:10 (i74-92o112-132i144-164o170-189i210-226o232-250i284-302o322-341i353-370o449-471i)), producing the protein MSDSASTPSTQHEPADDLAKGVLATAKQSWRDLFVWKQRVVLTNAYGETRCEWHEPDAIQNPISLLAQLTLRDWVFFIVGWLAWTADAFDFHALSIQTVKLSKYFGRSKTDITTAITLTLLLRSAGAALFGLAGDKWGRKWPMVFNMLVLGCLQIATIYCGTFTEFLAVRSLFGLFMGGVYGNAIAMALEQCPSNARGLMSGILQQGYSVGYVLAASANLGVGGSIESWKTVFWIGAGLSIGVGLLRICFPESQQFLDAKKAGKKASSAGAFWRETRTMLGQEWKMFVYCVILMTWFNYYSHTSQDSFTTFMLTQKKLDNAGASRASIVMKVGASVGGTIISYLSQFFGRRRLMMVAALMSALLIPAWILPESEAALCATAFFMQFFVQGAWGVIPIHLNELSPPAFRSSFPGVTYQLGNMISSPSAQLVNAIAEHTFITVKGGEKAEAYGPVMGIATAIIAMGIFVTVMLGPERRGRSFEGVVAGVERSDSNGETGVKLADEEKGEAQTVEAAEQKSQAPTERETGEE; encoded by the exons ATGTCAGACAGCGCCAGCACCCCCTCAACACAGCACGAGCCCGCCGACGACCTGGCCAAAGGCGTCCTCGCCACGGCCAAACAGTCATGGCGGGACCTCTTCGTGTGGAAGCAGCGCGTAGTGCTCACAAATGCCTACGGTGAGACGAGATGTGAGTGGCACGAGCCAGATGCCATCCAGAACCCCATCTCGCTGCTGGCCCAGCTCACGCTCAGAGACTgggtcttcttcatcgtcggcTGGCTCGCGTGGACGGCCGACGCGTTTGACTTCCACGCGCTCTCCATCCAGACAGTTAAGCTGTCTAAATACTTTGGCCGGTCCAAGACGGACATCACAACGGCCATAACCCTGACGTTGCTGCTCCGCTCCGCCGGTGCTGCCCTCTTTGGCCTTGCTGGAGACAAATGGGGCCGTAAATGGCCCATGGTCTTCAACATGCTGGTGCTGGGATGTCTCCAGATTGCTACAATCTACTGCGGGACATTCACCGAGTTTCTGGCGGTGCGGAGTTTGTTTGGCCTGTTCATGGGAGGCGTGTACGGcaacgccatcgccatggcgctggagcAATGCCC ATCCAACGCGCGTGGCTTGATGTCGGGCATCCTCCAGCAGGGCTACTCGGTAGGCTACGTCTTGGCTGCGTCCGCCAATCTCGGTGTTGGAGGCAGCATCGAATCGTGGAAAACCGTCTTTTGGATCGGAG CGGGACTATCCATTGGCGTCGGCCTGCTCCGCATATGCTTCCCCGAATCGCAGCAGTTCCTGGACGCCAAAAAGGCGGGCAAGAAAGCCTCGTCTGCGGGCGCCTTCTGGCGCGAAACGCGGACGATGCTCGGCCAGGAGTGGAAGATGTTCGTGTACTGCGTCATCCTCATGACGTGGTTCAACTACTACTCGCACACGTCGCAGGACTCGTTCACGACGTTTATGCTGacgcagaagaagctggacaaCGCCGGGGCGTCGCGCGCCTCCATCGTGATGAAGGTTGGCGCCTCGGTCGGCGGCACCATCATCAGCTACCTCAGCCAGTTctttggccgccgccgcctgaTGATGGTTGCCGCGCTCATGTCCGCCCTGCTGATCCCCGCCTGGATCCTGCCCGAGAGCGAGGCCGCGCTGTGCGCCACGGCCTTCTTCATGCAGTTCTTCGTCCAGGGTGCTTGGGGCGTGATCCCCATCCACCTCAACGAGCTGTCTCCTCCGGCCTTCCGGTCGTCCTTCCCCGGCGTCACGTACCAGCTGGGCAACATGATTTCGTCGCCCTCGGCCCAGCtcgtcaacgccatcgcTGAGCACACCTTCATCACCGTCAAGGGCGGCGAGAAGGCCGAGGCGTACGGGCCCGTCATGGGGATTGCCAcggccatcatcgccatgggcATCTTTGTGACCGTCATGCTTGGCCCCGAGCGACGTGGCCGCAGCTTTGAAGGCGTTGTTGCTGGCGTCGAGAGGAGCGACTCAAACGGAGAGACGGGCGTGAAGCTGGCGGATGAGGAGAAGGGCGAGGCCCAAACCGTCGAGGCGGCTGAACAGAAGAGCCAGGCTCCGACAGAGAGGGAGACGGGTGAGGAATAG
- a CDS encoding uncharacterized protein (EggNog:ENOG41), whose translation MPLSSKKNQALAAEQQHLAASGAAGPGPTYGSGPGHANASNAANANLPGPAPFTAGPHRHDVLNKLDPTVDSGTGGMQVLTGAHHNTGMAGGVPAQGAMGGNNPYGGNAVDPTLPNAGNYYTMGTNVVPGNNTVPRNAPEGTYGPHTSRLANAADPRVDSDADHRRRVGLGTGAGSGAAARGGAGVGAGGAMGTGGNAKPIFPPGVGGPAPTTAGPHRHDILNKLDPSVDSRSATTVDATGRKVIP comes from the coding sequence ATGCCTCTTTCCAGCAAAAAGAACCAGGCGCTCGCAGCTGAGCAGCAACACCTCGCAGCTTCCGGCGCTGCAGGCCCCGGCCCCACCTACGGCTCCGGCCCCGGGCACGCAAACGCCTCAAACGCCGCAAACGCCAACCTGCCCGGTCCGGCGCCCTTCACAGCCGGGCCGCACCGCCACGACGTCCTCAACAAGCTGGATCCCACCGTCGACAGCGGCACGGGCGGGATGCAGGTCCTCACCGGTGCTCACCACAACACAGGAATGGCCGGCGGAGTTCCAGCCCAAGGCGCCATGGGCGGCAACAACCCCTACGGCGGCAATGCCGTCGATCCGACGCTGCCCAACGCCGGCAACTACTACACCATGGGCACAAACGTCGTTCCGGGCAACAACACCGTGCCTCGAAACGCTCCCGAGGGCACGTATGGCCCTCACACCTCTCGCCTGGCCAATGCTGCTGATCCGCGAGTCGACTCTGACGCAGACCACCGCCGAAGAGTAGGACTCGGCACCGGAGCTGGCTCAGGAGCTGCGGCTagaggcggcgctggagtTGGTGCCGGAGGAGCCATGGGAACTGGAGGAAATGCCAAACCCATCTTTCCCCCTGGAGTGGGAGGACCAGCACCGACGACAGCAGGACCTCATCGACATGACATTTTGAACAAGTTGGACCCGAGTGTGGATAGTCGATCTGCCACTACGGTTGATGCTACTGGCCGCAAAGTCATCCCCTAA